In Plasmodium coatneyi strain Hackeri chromosome 3, complete sequence, a genomic segment contains:
- a CDS encoding Flap endonuclease 1, which translates to MGIKGLTKFIADAAPNAIKEIKIENLMGRVVAIDASMSLYQFIIAIRDSEQYGNLTNESGETTSHISGLMSRSIKLMENGLKPIYVFDGAPPELKGSELEKRGEKRQKAEELLKKAKEEGNLEEIKKQSGRTVRVTKKQNEEAKKLLTLMGIPVVEAPCEAESQCAFLTKYNLAHATATEDADALVFGTKILIRNLNANASSASQNKNKNSSKRGYILTEINLEQVLKGLNLSMDQFIDFCILCGCDYCDTIKGIGSKTAYNLIKEYNCIEKIIENIDKNKYQVPSNFRFVEARDSFINPKVLTKEEIKIDWAEPKIEELKNFLIKDYNFNEVRVTNYINRLLKARKVTTQRRLDNFFTACTKKSTKLVIEESQTKKEVKTKRKGKKREAPNDSATKLNSKQNKKPKAEKEPKREQTDGDAHNGDDNEEEEGEGEATGMGVKDPFDSDEDEDNPSPNFFHHKSDSESGNVKKESTDQDANATTTGDGYTFPNGKDALESNVHLSSNSTLHSCNNLKSEKAANESMHVVGSSGNEVDTNHVGNNHVDNNHAGNNHVGTGDLFTPNVSDCVNNNADKTQPEIEMKKKNTLFLLPYCPKDVTKVKKRKSVQRC; encoded by the coding sequence atgggaattaAAGGCCTGACCAAGTTCATCGCTGACGCAGCGCCCAACGCAATTAAGGAGATAAAAATTGAGAACCTGATGGGGAGAGTGGTGGCCATCGATGCGTCCATGTCTTTGTACCAATTTATAATAGCCATAAGGGACTCTGAGCAGTATGGAAATTTGACAAACGAGTCTGGGGAAACGACTTCGCACATATCGGGGTTGATGTCGAGAAGCATAAAGTTGATGGAAAATGGCCTGAAGCCGATCTACGTGTTTGATGGGGCCCCCCCTGAGCTGAAAGGATCCGAGTTAgagaaaagaggagaaaaaagacaaaaggCAGAAGAATTATTAAAGAAagctaaggaagaaggaaatttagaagaaatcaaaaaacaaagtggaaGGACAGTAAGGGTaacgaaaaaacaaaatgaagaagcaaaaaaattattaacactAATGGGAATCCCCGTAGTGGAAGCCCCATGTGAAGCAGAATCTCAGTGTGCCTTCCTAACCAAGTACAATTTAGCACACGCAACAGCCACGGAAGACGCAGACGCATTAGTCTTCGGaacgaaaattttaattcGAAATTTAAATGCCAATGCGTcttcagctagccaaaataagaataaaaactCCAGCAAAAGAGGATACATACTAACGGAAATAAACCTCGAGCAAGTATTAAAAGGATTAAACTTAAGCATGGACCAGTTTATCGATTTCTGCATTTTATGTGGCTGCGACTATTGTGATACCATAAAAGGGATAGGGTCAAAGACGGCTTACAATCTGATCAAGGAATATAATtgtattgaaaaaattatagaaaATATTGATAAGAATAAATACCAAGTTCCTTCTAACTTCCGTTTTGTAGAAGCGAGGGATTCTTTTATTAACCCTAAAGTTCTTACCaaggaggaaattaaaattgaCTGGGCGGAACCcaaaattgaagaattaaaaaactTCCTAATTAAGGACTATAATTTTAACGAAGTTAGAGTTACCAATTATATTAACAGATTGTTGAAGGCTAGGAAAGTTACCACTCAGAGACGCCTAGACAACTTTTTTACCGCCTGCACGAAGAAAAGCACCAAACTGGTCATTGAGGAAAGTCAAACTAAGAAGGAGGTGAAGACGAAgcggaagggaaagaagagggaAGCTCCCAACGACAGCGCCACGAAACTCAACTCCAAGCAGAATAAGAAGCCAAAGGCGGAAAAGGAACCCAAGAGAGAGCAGACGGATGGAGACGCCCACAACGGGGACGATaacgaggaggaggagggagaaggagaagccaCCGGTATGGGCGTGAAAGACCCCTTTGACAGCGACGAAGACGAGGACAACCCCAGCCCCAACTTCTTCCACCACAAATCCGACTCCGAATCAggtaatgtaaaaaaagaaagtacgGACCAGGACGCAAACGCCACCACAACGGGTGATGGGTATACCTTCCCCAATGGGAAGGACGCATTAGAAAGTAACGTGCACCTAAGTAGCAACAGCACTTTGCACAGTTGTAACAATTTGAAGAGTGAGAAAGCAGCCAACGAGAGCATGCACGTCGTAGGTAGTAGTGGCAATGAGGTAGACACAAATCATGTAGGTAACAACCATGTAGATAACAACCATGCAGGCAACAACCATGTAGGCACCGGTGATCTGTTCACTCCGAACGTCAGCGATTGTGTGAATAACAATGCTGATAAAACACAACCTGAAattgaaatgaaaaaaaaaaacactttgTTTTTGCTGCCCTACTGCCCCAAGGATGTTACTAaggtgaagaagaggaagtcCGTTCAGCGTTGTTAG
- a CDS encoding Zinc-finger: protein MENRKYIDNELTGDWICSDDKCGIVNSAQRTHCNRCNRVRPKSTMRKNPKQVLFKANDWKCEDCGNINWAKRDKCNICSKVKFPKKGSDPKSNKEVRTGKGGGHYDIQGSNEKRVHDSDDEEYDEFGRKKKRKIVDKDVKKDKDRDDNDTSRDASGYTNNKESSYKKDTYRNKQFNDSPSRNSTSNNYQKGGGGGGYYKNYYDRRKEDGDYSARRYDGSNKHDDRNRYDDRGRHDERKSNYDSGRRHHDRAENDRLADYDRRRYRRD, encoded by the exons ATGGAAAATCGAAAGTACATTG ACAATGAACTGACGGGGGACTGGATATGCTCGGACGACAA gtgCGGGATTGTGAACTCGGCTCAAAGAACACACTGTAACCGATGCAACAGAGTCAGGCCAAAGAGCACAA TGAGAAAAAATCCGAAGCAGGTGCTTTTCAAAGCGAACGACTGGAAGTGTGAAGACTGCGGTAACATCAATTGGGCCAAGAGAGATAAATGTAACATTTGTAGTAAGGTAAAGTtcccaaaaaagggaagcgaCCCTAAGTCGAATAAAGAGGTACGGACTGGCAAAGGTGGAGGCCACTACGACATTCAGGGAAGTAATGAAAAGAGAGTCCATGACTCGGATGACGAGGAGTATGATGAGTTCGGtcggaagaagaagaggaagatagTAG ataAGGATGTCAAGAAGGATAAGGATAGGGACGATAATGACACGAGCAGGGACGCAAGTGGCTACACAAACAACAAAGAGTCCTCCTACAAAAAGGACACGTACAGAAACAAACAGTTTAATGACTCCCCGTCGAGGAATTCCACGTCAAATAATTACCAAAAAGGTGGCGGCGGAGGCGGCTATTACAAGAATTACTACGACCGGAGGAAGGAGGACGGGGATTACAGCGCCCGTCGGTATGATGGAAGCAACAAGCATGACGACCGAAATAGGTATGATGACCGAGGCAGACATGATGAGCGGAAATCGAACTATGACAGTGGTAGGCGGCACCACGATAGGGCGGAGAATGACAGGCTAGCCGATTACGACCGAAGGAGGTATAGACGGGATTAA